A genomic stretch from Bosea sp. F3-2 includes:
- a CDS encoding Crp/Fnr family transcriptional regulator — protein MITPEELRAIASWSRDLSDDEFEEARRGISFKSYGKGASICHVGDRLESWTGVAEGLVKMATTSKSGKTATLAGMRAGAWFGEGTVIKAEPRRYELVALRETRLALMRRSTFLWLFEHSAAFNRFLVHQFNERLAQFIALAETERTLDSTGRLARNLAWLFNPILYPDLGRTLAISQEELGMLAGISRQMANQGLAKLADLGLIELGHGSITIRDLDKLARYEG, from the coding sequence TTGATCACCCCCGAGGAACTGCGCGCCATCGCCTCCTGGTCCCGCGACCTGTCGGACGACGAGTTCGAGGAAGCGCGGCGCGGCATCTCCTTCAAGAGTTACGGCAAGGGCGCTTCGATCTGCCATGTCGGCGACCGGCTGGAGTCCTGGACCGGCGTGGCCGAGGGGCTGGTCAAGATGGCCACCACCTCGAAATCCGGCAAAACGGCGACGCTCGCGGGCATGCGCGCCGGCGCCTGGTTCGGCGAGGGTACGGTGATCAAGGCCGAGCCGCGGCGCTACGAGCTGGTAGCGTTGCGCGAGACACGGCTTGCCCTGATGCGCCGCTCGACCTTCCTGTGGCTGTTCGAGCATTCGGCCGCGTTCAACCGCTTCCTCGTCCACCAGTTCAACGAGCGCCTCGCCCAGTTCATCGCACTGGCCGAGACCGAGCGCACGCTCGATTCGACCGGTCGCCTCGCCCGCAACCTCGCCTGGCTGTTCAACCCGATCCTCTACCCCGATCTTGGCCGCACGCTGGCGATCTCGCAGGAAGAGCTCGGCATGCTCGCTGGCATCTCACGCCAGATGGCCAATCAGGGTCTGGCGAAGCTCGCCGACCTCGGCCTGATCGAATTGGGACATGGCAGCATTACCATCCGCGACCTCGACAAGCTTGCCCGCTACGAAGGTTGA
- a CDS encoding indolepyruvate ferredoxin oxidoreductase family protein has product MAETPRISGTQAGALRSVALDDKYDLDKREVFLTGTQAVARMLLMQRERDRRAGLDTAGFVSGYRGSPLGGLDQQLMRAGKALKAANIVFQPGLNEDLAATAVWGTQQAGLSGEGKHDGVFALWYGKGPGVDRSGDVFRHGNMAGTDPHGGVICLMGDDHTAESSTNAHQTEFVFVDRMMPILNPAGVQEIIDYGLHGIALSRFASVWVGIKCVKDNIESTASIDGSLDRVAIVTPTDYVPPPGGLAIRRELDFVEQERRMHLYKRDAMLAYLRANRLNRIVTHGGKQPRIGIATVGKSYLDVKQALEDLGIDEVRANDLGIRLFKLACPWPIDPAELKSFAEGLDLIMVVEEKRSLIEVQVREELYGAAHQPMVIGKKDEKGDWLFPVHGALDPNDIAIALGGRLLQYCDDPALRARLEEIAKAQGRLAEAQEIARRTPYFCSGCPHNSSTVVPEGSRAYAGIGCHYMVQWMDRDTAGFTQMGGEGANWVGEAPFSTRGHVFQNLGDGTYTHSGSLAIRWAVASGVNVTYKLLYNDAVAMTGGQQAEGHLSPDQMARQVAAEGVKRIAVVSDDPGKYPPGTQWPAGATLHHRDELDAVQRELAATSGVSLLLYDQTCATEKRRRRKRGAYPDPDKRVIVNELVCEGCGDCGVQSNCVSVQPLETEFGRKRQIDQSNCNKDFSCLKGFCPSFVTVHGAKPKKADPLRLDTVALGEGEIPEPAVPALDRSFAVIVTGVGGTGVVTIGAILGMAAHLEGKGCGMIDMAGLAQKGGAVFSHVKLAPHPDDIHAIRVTAGQADLVLGCELTVTGSKKVLGAIRAERGTVIVNTAESLPGDFTRNADFSLPTERLKRAILSAAGRDQTHFIDATAAAVAFLGNAIAANMFMLGHAWQLGTVPLSREALLRAIELNGEAVAMNRQAFELGRRAAHDPEALAGLLSRSKAATPARQLSQTLDEIIERRVAFLTAYQNAAYAARYRHLVARVQTREAAVTPGQTVLSEAVARNLFKLMAYKDEYEVARLYSDGAFRRQVAATFETEGSESKPLRYEFHLAPPLLARRDPNTGLPRKISFGPWMMGAFAVLAKLKGLRGTAFDLFGYTEERRTERRLIAEYETLLNELLTRFSSENHAVCIALTAIPEKIRGFGHVKERHLKAAKAEEAVLLGQLRGGASTASTLPQAAE; this is encoded by the coding sequence ATGGCCGAGACACCGCGCATATCCGGCACCCAGGCGGGAGCGCTGCGCAGCGTCGCGCTCGACGACAAATACGATCTCGACAAGCGAGAGGTCTTCCTCACCGGCACACAGGCCGTTGCCCGCATGCTGCTGATGCAGCGCGAGCGCGATCGTCGCGCCGGGCTCGACACGGCCGGCTTCGTCTCCGGCTATCGCGGCTCCCCGCTCGGCGGGCTCGACCAGCAATTGATGCGCGCCGGCAAGGCGCTGAAAGCGGCGAACATCGTCTTCCAGCCTGGCTTGAATGAGGACCTCGCCGCCACCGCCGTCTGGGGCACGCAGCAAGCGGGGCTGAGCGGCGAAGGCAAGCATGATGGCGTCTTCGCGCTCTGGTACGGCAAGGGGCCGGGCGTCGACCGCTCCGGCGATGTCTTCCGCCACGGCAACATGGCCGGCACCGATCCCCATGGCGGCGTCATCTGCCTGATGGGCGATGACCACACCGCCGAATCCTCGACCAACGCCCACCAGACCGAGTTCGTCTTCGTCGACCGGATGATGCCGATCCTGAATCCGGCCGGCGTGCAGGAGATCATCGACTACGGCCTGCATGGCATCGCGCTCTCGCGCTTCGCCTCGGTCTGGGTCGGCATCAAATGCGTGAAGGACAACATCGAATCGACGGCCTCGATCGACGGCTCGCTCGATCGCGTCGCGATCGTCACGCCGACGGACTACGTCCCGCCGCCCGGCGGCCTCGCCATCCGCCGCGAGCTTGATTTCGTCGAGCAGGAACGCCGGATGCATCTCTACAAGCGCGATGCGATGCTGGCCTATCTGCGCGCCAACCGGCTGAACCGTATCGTCACCCATGGTGGCAAGCAGCCGCGCATCGGCATCGCCACCGTCGGCAAATCCTATCTCGACGTGAAGCAGGCGCTCGAAGACCTCGGCATCGACGAGGTCCGCGCCAATGATCTCGGCATCCGCCTGTTCAAGCTCGCCTGCCCCTGGCCGATCGACCCGGCCGAGCTGAAATCCTTCGCCGAGGGCCTCGACCTGATCATGGTGGTCGAGGAGAAGCGCTCGCTGATCGAGGTGCAGGTCCGCGAGGAGCTCTACGGCGCTGCGCACCAGCCGATGGTGATCGGCAAGAAGGACGAGAAGGGCGACTGGCTCTTCCCGGTCCATGGCGCGCTCGACCCCAACGACATCGCGATCGCCCTCGGCGGCCGCCTCCTGCAATACTGCGACGATCCCGCCCTGCGCGCGCGGCTGGAGGAGATCGCGAAAGCGCAGGGCCGCCTCGCTGAAGCGCAGGAGATCGCGAGGCGCACGCCCTATTTCTGCTCGGGCTGCCCGCACAACTCCTCGACCGTCGTGCCGGAAGGCTCGCGCGCCTATGCCGGCATCGGCTGCCACTACATGGTGCAGTGGATGGACCGCGACACGGCGGGCTTCACCCAGATGGGCGGCGAGGGCGCGAACTGGGTCGGCGAAGCGCCATTCTCGACGCGCGGCCACGTCTTCCAGAATCTCGGCGACGGCACCTACACCCATTCCGGCTCGCTCGCGATCCGCTGGGCCGTCGCCTCGGGCGTCAATGTCACCTACAAGCTGCTCTACAACGACGCCGTCGCCATGACCGGCGGCCAGCAGGCGGAAGGCCATCTTTCGCCTGACCAGATGGCGAGGCAGGTCGCGGCCGAAGGCGTGAAGCGCATCGCCGTCGTCAGCGACGACCCCGGCAAATATCCGCCCGGCACGCAATGGCCAGCGGGCGCGACCCTGCATCACCGCGACGAACTCGACGCCGTCCAGCGCGAGCTGGCGGCCACCTCCGGCGTCTCGCTGCTGCTCTACGACCAGACCTGCGCCACCGAGAAACGCCGGCGGCGCAAGCGGGGCGCCTATCCCGATCCCGACAAGCGCGTGATCGTCAACGAGCTGGTCTGCGAGGGCTGCGGCGATTGCGGCGTGCAGTCGAACTGCGTCTCGGTGCAGCCGCTCGAGACCGAGTTCGGCCGCAAGCGCCAGATCGACCAGTCCAACTGCAACAAGGATTTCTCCTGCCTCAAGGGCTTCTGCCCCTCCTTCGTCACCGTGCACGGCGCGAAACCGAAGAAGGCCGATCCCCTCAGGCTCGATACCGTGGCCCTCGGCGAGGGCGAGATTCCCGAACCAGCCGTGCCGGCGCTTGATCGCAGCTTCGCGGTGATCGTCACCGGCGTCGGCGGCACCGGCGTCGTCACCATCGGCGCCATCCTCGGCATGGCCGCCCATCTCGAGGGCAAGGGTTGCGGCATGATCGATATGGCCGGCCTCGCCCAGAAGGGCGGCGCCGTCTTCAGCCACGTCAAGCTCGCGCCGCACCCCGACGACATCCACGCCATCCGCGTCACCGCCGGACAGGCTGATCTCGTGCTCGGCTGCGAATTGACCGTCACTGGCTCCAAGAAGGTGCTCGGCGCGATCCGGGCCGAACGCGGCACGGTCATCGTGAACACCGCCGAGAGTCTGCCGGGCGACTTCACCCGCAACGCCGATTTCTCGCTGCCGACCGAGCGGCTGAAGCGCGCGATCCTGTCGGCGGCCGGCCGCGACCAGACGCATTTCATCGACGCGACCGCCGCCGCCGTCGCCTTTTTGGGCAATGCCATCGCTGCCAATATGTTCATGCTCGGCCATGCCTGGCAGCTCGGCACGGTCCCGCTCTCCCGCGAGGCACTGCTCAGGGCCATCGAGCTCAACGGCGAAGCTGTCGCCATGAACAGGCAGGCCTTCGAGCTCGGCCGCCGCGCCGCGCATGATCCCGAAGCACTGGCCGGGCTCCTCTCGCGGAGCAAGGCGGCGACGCCGGCCCGCCAACTCTCCCAGACGCTCGACGAGATCATCGAGCGTCGCGTCGCCTTCCTCACCGCCTACCAGAACGCCGCCTATGCGGCGCGCTACCGCCATCTCGTCGCACGCGTGCAGACGCGGGAAGCTGCGGTCACGCCCGGCCAAACCGTGCTGAGCGAGGCCGTCGCCCGCAATCTCTTCAAGCTGATGGCCTACAAGGACGAATACGAGGTCGCGCGCCTCTACAGCGACGGCGCCTTCCGCAGGCAGGTCGCAGCGACCTTCGAGACCGAAGGTAGCGAGAGCAAGCCGTTGCGCTACGAGTTCCACCTCGCCCCGCCGCTGCTGGCGCGGCGCGATCCCAACACCGGCCTGCCGCGCAAGATCAGCTTCGGTCCCTGGATGATGGGCGCCTTCGCCGTGCTGGCGAAGCTCAAGGGCCTGCGCGGCACGGCCTTCGACCTCTTCGGTTACACTGAGGAGCGCCGCACCGAGCGCCGCTTGATCGCGGAGTACGAGACGCTGCTGAACGAGCTGCTGACCCGGTTCTCATCTGAGAACCATGCGGTCTGCATCGCCCTCACCGCCATCCCCGAGAAGATCCGCGGCTTCGGCCACGTTAAGGAACGGCATCTGAAGGCAGCGAAGGCGGAAGAGGCGGTGTTGCTCGGACAGTTGCGAGGCGGAGCTTCCACCGCGTCAACTCTGCCCCAGGCGGCGGAGTAA
- a CDS encoding DUF1007 family protein: MTRRVCLTALSGLLLAALAVGPAAAHPHVFVNAKAEIVFAPDGSVQAIRHHWSFDEAYSAYITQGLDKNGDGKLTSDELAELAKINVESLPDVEFFTVAKINGRKQEFGTPGEQVMSYDNKVLTLTYTLPLKSPPRARSFGIEIGDPTYFVAFTIVDAPDAVVTKGAPEGCVVRVNRPPKLDDATQKRLAEADITATPDVSGLEVTTRALVACP, translated from the coding sequence GTGACGCGACGCGTATGTCTGACGGCCCTGTCGGGACTCCTGCTGGCCGCCCTAGCGGTGGGGCCGGCGGCTGCGCATCCGCATGTCTTCGTCAATGCGAAGGCCGAAATCGTCTTCGCGCCGGACGGCTCGGTGCAGGCGATCCGGCATCACTGGAGCTTCGACGAGGCCTATTCCGCCTACATCACCCAGGGCCTCGACAAGAATGGCGACGGCAAGCTGACCTCGGACGAGCTCGCCGAACTCGCGAAGATCAATGTCGAATCTCTGCCCGACGTCGAGTTCTTCACCGTCGCCAAGATCAACGGCCGCAAGCAGGAATTCGGCACGCCCGGCGAGCAGGTCATGTCCTATGACAACAAGGTTCTGACGCTGACCTATACTCTGCCGCTGAAGAGCCCGCCGCGGGCGCGCTCCTTCGGCATCGAGATCGGCGACCCCACTTATTTCGTCGCCTTCACCATCGTCGATGCGCCCGATGCGGTCGTCACCAAGGGCGCGCCGGAGGGCTGCGTGGTGCGGGTGAACCGCCCGCCCAAGCTCGACGACGCCACGCAGAAGCGCCTGGCCGAGGCCGACATCACCGCGACGCCCGATGTCAGCGGGCTCGAGGTGACGACGCGGGCGCTGGTGGCATGTCCGTGA
- a CDS encoding nickel/cobalt transporter produces MSVTPADTARPAGVSLSRRLLACALALLLVGGAVTLLAVLIASVSPPPPPPSRNPFGTALPREALPSTTGLGALLIAWQSSFYRELTAALKAIATAPGALWGLLGLSFGYGIFHAAGPGHGKAVISGYIVADNRSLKRGLGLSFAAAFLQALVAIAIVTVATLLLRVTAIQLNAATTVIEQGSFLLVALVGLLMLWRKSGTLIALETGAAHDPAACDHVHMPDADQVSRLAGWRDMAGVVLAAGARPCAGALIILVFAASQGLFWAGVAATFAMALGTAITTGALAAFAVFFKFAALKFAGGGSLRSARLIAGLELLAAAFVAVLGAALFTGLWLGGMGS; encoded by the coding sequence ATGTCCGTGACGCCGGCGGATACGGCGCGCCCGGCCGGCGTGTCACTCTCGCGGCGACTCCTCGCCTGCGCGCTGGCGCTGCTCCTTGTCGGGGGCGCGGTCACGCTTCTCGCCGTGCTGATCGCGAGCGTGAGCCCGCCGCCACCGCCACCGTCGCGCAACCCCTTCGGCACGGCTCTGCCGCGCGAGGCGCTGCCGTCCACCACCGGCTTGGGCGCGCTGCTGATCGCCTGGCAGTCGAGCTTCTACCGCGAGCTGACGGCGGCGCTGAAGGCGATCGCGACGGCGCCGGGCGCGCTCTGGGGGCTGCTCGGGCTCTCCTTCGGCTATGGCATCTTCCACGCGGCCGGGCCGGGCCACGGCAAGGCCGTGATCTCCGGCTATATCGTCGCCGACAACCGCAGCCTGAAGCGGGGCCTGGGTCTGAGCTTTGCCGCCGCTTTCCTGCAGGCGCTGGTCGCCATCGCGATCGTGACGGTCGCGACGCTGCTGCTGCGGGTCACGGCGATCCAGTTGAATGCCGCAACCACCGTGATCGAGCAGGGCAGTTTCCTGCTGGTGGCGCTGGTTGGCCTGCTGATGCTCTGGCGCAAGTCGGGGACCTTGATCGCGCTGGAGACGGGCGCGGCACATGATCCGGCGGCTTGCGATCACGTTCATATGCCGGATGCCGATCAGGTCTCGCGGCTCGCTGGCTGGCGGGACATGGCCGGCGTCGTGCTGGCGGCCGGCGCACGGCCCTGCGCCGGCGCGCTGATCATCCTCGTCTTCGCCGCCTCGCAGGGGCTGTTCTGGGCCGGCGTCGCCGCGACCTTCGCCATGGCGCTCGGCACCGCGATCACTACCGGAGCGCTTGCCGCCTTTGCGGTCTTCTTCAAATTCGCGGCGCTGAAATTCGCCGGCGGTGGCAGCCTGCGCTCGGCACGGCTGATCGCCGGGCTCGAGCTTCTCGCCGCCGCCTTCGTCGCCGTGCTGGGCGCGGCGCTGTTCACCGGCCTCTGGCTCGGCGGGATGGGGAGCTAG
- a CDS encoding DUF6454 family protein, producing the protein MKTRLATGLICTVLLAAGSARAADPALNDTIPKLTRATQWQQKAAVTLQFPTFHPQGMVKIGDAFFVSSVDIRKPTTRFPSPQGGYDRDTGEGVGHLFKFDAEGRLLGDLTLGEGSVYHPGGIDFDGQHIWVPVAEYRPNSQSIIYKVDPATMKATEVFRFKDHIGGIVHNTDDKSLHGVSWGSRRFYKWPLDAEGKVTNAGTAPEQLRVINPALYIDYQDCHFIGRSRMLCSGLNNYRVAPDAPIFRLGGFEIVDLRDNRPVYQLPVELWSPSGLPMTQNPFWVEPAGQGVRAYFMPDDDKSTLFTYEAEAR; encoded by the coding sequence ATGAAGACGCGCCTCGCAACCGGACTGATCTGCACCGTCCTCCTCGCCGCGGGCTCCGCCCGCGCCGCCGACCCGGCCCTCAACGATACGATCCCGAAGCTGACCCGCGCGACGCAGTGGCAGCAGAAGGCGGCGGTGACGCTGCAGTTCCCGACCTTCCACCCGCAGGGCATGGTCAAGATCGGCGACGCCTTCTTCGTCTCCTCGGTCGATATCCGCAAGCCGACGACCCGCTTCCCGAGCCCGCAGGGCGGCTATGACCGCGACACCGGCGAGGGCGTGGGCCATCTCTTTAAGTTCGACGCCGAGGGGCGCCTGCTGGGCGATCTCACGCTCGGCGAGGGCTCGGTCTACCACCCCGGCGGCATCGACTTCGACGGCCAGCACATCTGGGTTCCCGTGGCCGAGTACCGGCCCAACAGCCAGTCGATCATCTACAAGGTCGATCCGGCGACGATGAAGGCGACCGAAGTCTTCCGCTTCAAGGACCATATCGGCGGCATCGTCCACAACACCGACGACAAGTCGCTGCACGGCGTCAGCTGGGGTTCGCGGCGCTTCTACAAATGGCCGCTCGACGCCGAGGGCAAGGTCACCAATGCCGGCACCGCCCCGGAGCAGCTGCGCGTCATCAACCCGGCGCTCTACATCGACTATCAGGATTGCCACTTCATCGGCCGCAGCCGGATGCTCTGCTCCGGCCTCAACAATTATCGTGTCGCGCCCGACGCGCCGATCTTCCGTCTCGGCGGCTTCGAGATCGTCGATCTGCGCGACAACCGGCCCGTCTACCAGCTTCCGGTCGAGCTCTGGTCGCCTTCCGGGCTGCCGATGACGCAGAATCCCTTCTGGGTCGAGCCGGCCGGACAGGGCGTGCGTGCCTATTTCATGCCGGACGACGACAAGTCGACCCTGTTCACCTACGAGGCCGAGGCTCGCTGA
- a CDS encoding nitrile hydratase accessory protein yields MSRPETDLPIDHNVIDVQNLEHCSSEKPEATFSSNALALAADTPIPRDAEGPIFAEPWQAQAFALVVALQNKGVFTAEEWAQALGAEIREALAAGGCRDGSDYYERWCEALEHLLIEKGIASDDGVDALAASWARAAEATPHGKPIRLENDPLRPTEAASIG; encoded by the coding sequence TTGAGCCGGCCTGAAACCGATCTGCCCATCGATCACAATGTGATCGATGTCCAAAATTTGGAGCATTGCTCTTCCGAAAAACCGGAAGCCACTTTTTCGAGCAATGCTCTAGCGCTCGCGGCCGACACGCCGATCCCGCGCGATGCCGAGGGACCGATCTTCGCCGAGCCCTGGCAGGCCCAGGCCTTCGCCCTCGTCGTCGCGCTGCAGAACAAGGGCGTCTTCACGGCCGAGGAATGGGCGCAGGCGCTCGGTGCCGAGATCCGCGAAGCGCTCGCTGCTGGCGGCTGTCGTGATGGCTCCGACTATTACGAGCGCTGGTGCGAGGCGCTGGAGCACCTGCTGATCGAAAAGGGCATCGCCTCGGATGACGGCGTCGACGCGCTCGCCGCCTCCTGGGCGCGCGCTGCCGAGGCGACGCCGCATGGCAAGCCGATCCGGCTGGAGAACGATCCGCTGCGCCCGACGGAGGCAGCGTCGATCGGGTAG
- the nthB gene encoding nitrile hydratase subunit beta produces the protein MNSAHDLGGQMGFGPVVPEPNEPVFHGDWEKRVLAINVAAGAMGAWTIDEIRHARESLPPAEYLSSTYYEIWLAALDKVLVKHGFLTADELATGKPSAERREPKRVLEGEEVAGVLRRGFPYERNAETPARFAVGDKVRTIVMHPQHHTRLPRYARGKQGVIERIVGCHVFPDTGSQGQPETAQWLYRVVFAGRELWGRDGDPSSTVSIEAWESYLEPA, from the coding sequence ATGAACAGCGCCCATGATCTCGGCGGCCAGATGGGTTTCGGGCCGGTCGTGCCGGAGCCGAACGAACCGGTTTTCCACGGCGACTGGGAAAAGCGCGTGCTCGCGATCAACGTCGCGGCCGGTGCCATGGGCGCCTGGACCATCGACGAGATCCGCCATGCCCGCGAGAGCCTGCCGCCGGCGGAATATCTCTCCTCGACCTATTACGAGATCTGGCTCGCCGCACTCGACAAGGTGCTGGTCAAGCACGGCTTCCTGACAGCGGACGAGCTCGCGACCGGCAAGCCTTCGGCTGAGCGCCGCGAGCCAAAGCGCGTGCTCGAGGGCGAGGAGGTCGCCGGCGTGCTGCGCCGCGGCTTTCCCTATGAGCGCAACGCCGAGACACCGGCGCGTTTCGCCGTGGGCGACAAGGTCCGCACCATCGTCATGCATCCGCAGCACCACACCCGCCTGCCGCGCTATGCCCGCGGCAAGCAGGGCGTGATCGAACGCATCGTCGGCTGCCACGTCTTCCCCGATACCGGCTCGCAGGGACAGCCCGAGACGGCGCAGTGGCTCTACAGGGTGGTCTTCGCCGGCCGCGAGCTCTGGGGCCGCGACGGCGACCCGAGCTCCACCGTCAGCATCGAGGCGTGGGAGAGCTATCTTGAGCCGGCCTGA
- the nthA gene encoding nitrile hydratase subunit alpha → MGGHHHHDHDHDNHFTAIEARVKALETLMVEKGYVDPAALDAIIDTYETRIGPRDGARVVAKAWTDPAFAERLKADGTAAVAELGYGGRGGEHIVACFNTPEQHNLIVCTLCSCYPWPVLGLPPVWYKSPPYRAKAVIDPRGTIADFGVTLPEGQRIRVWDSTAETRFIVIPMRPAGTEGWSEEKLASIVSRDSMIGTGLPAVEDAA, encoded by the coding sequence ATGGGCGGACATCACCACCACGATCACGACCACGACAACCACTTCACCGCCATCGAGGCGCGCGTGAAGGCGCTGGAGACGCTGATGGTCGAGAAGGGCTATGTCGATCCGGCCGCGCTCGACGCCATCATCGATACCTACGAGACCAGGATCGGCCCGCGCGACGGCGCCCGCGTCGTCGCCAAGGCCTGGACCGATCCCGCCTTTGCCGAACGGCTGAAGGCGGACGGCACGGCGGCCGTGGCCGAACTCGGCTATGGCGGGCGCGGCGGCGAGCACATCGTCGCCTGCTTCAACACGCCCGAGCAGCACAACCTCATCGTCTGCACCCTCTGTTCCTGCTATCCGTGGCCGGTGCTCGGGCTGCCGCCGGTCTGGTACAAATCCCCGCCCTACCGCGCCAAGGCGGTGATCGATCCGCGCGGCACGATCGCCGATTTCGGCGTGACGCTGCCGGAGGGCCAGCGCATCCGCGTCTGGGATTCGACCGCCGAGACCCGCTTCATCGTCATCCCGATGCGCCCGGCCGGCACCGAGGGCTGGAGCGAGGAGAAGCTGGCGAGCATCGTCTCGCGCGATTCGATGATCGGCACCGGCCTGCCTGCCGTGGAGGATGCCGCATGA
- a CDS encoding amidase has protein sequence MTFDDPFRCFVPYPDAPVKHAVAGPLAGLTLAVKDLFDVKGYPTGAGSPLVLAQSGIKTKTAPIVKDLLQAGARFVGKTHTDELAFSLNGQNAHFGSPINPAAPERITGGSSCGSMAAVAGRLADIAVGSDTGGSVRAPASYGGLFGIRPTHGRLSLKRVWPLAESLDTPGWFARDGEVFARVSNTLFDLDRTELPETPRLIIADDMFAQAIPEAETILRNVVQRTIPALGQPEGVKLVRDLDALYWAFRWIQGREAWLSDGAMIERFAPPLGPGVKERFIFSKAVTDAEYARGEATRKTFRARLTRLLGRDGVLILPTMPDVAPLIAAKEAELEDFRNRALRLLCLAGLSGFPQVTIPVAQREGAPLGLSLIGPKGSDRSLVAFAVRYERAARIRIA, from the coding sequence ATGACTTTCGACGATCCGTTCCGCTGTTTCGTTCCCTATCCCGACGCGCCGGTGAAGCATGCTGTCGCGGGGCCCCTCGCCGGGTTGACGCTCGCGGTGAAGGACCTCTTCGACGTCAAGGGCTACCCGACCGGGGCTGGTTCGCCGCTGGTGCTGGCGCAGTCCGGCATCAAGACGAAGACGGCGCCGATCGTGAAGGACCTGCTCCAAGCCGGCGCCCGCTTCGTCGGCAAGACCCATACCGACGAACTCGCCTTCTCGCTCAACGGTCAGAACGCGCATTTCGGCTCGCCGATCAATCCCGCGGCGCCCGAGCGTATCACCGGCGGCTCCTCCTGCGGCTCGATGGCGGCGGTCGCGGGACGCCTCGCCGATATCGCTGTTGGTTCCGACACCGGCGGCTCGGTGCGGGCTCCCGCGAGCTATGGCGGCCTCTTCGGCATCCGCCCGACCCATGGCCGGCTCTCGCTGAAGCGGGTCTGGCCGCTGGCGGAGAGCCTCGACACGCCCGGCTGGTTCGCCCGCGACGGCGAGGTCTTCGCCCGTGTCTCCAACACACTGTTCGATCTGGATCGGACCGAACTGCCGGAAACCCCGCGCCTCATCATCGCCGATGACATGTTCGCCCAGGCCATCCCCGAGGCCGAGACGATCCTGCGCAATGTCGTGCAGCGCACGATTCCCGCGCTCGGCCAGCCGGAAGGCGTCAAGCTGGTGCGCGATCTCGACGCGCTCTACTGGGCCTTCCGCTGGATCCAGGGCCGCGAAGCCTGGCTGTCGGACGGCGCCATGATCGAGCGCTTCGCCCCGCCGCTCGGGCCGGGCGTGAAGGAGCGCTTCATCTTCTCGAAAGCGGTGACCGACGCCGAATACGCGCGTGGCGAAGCCACCCGCAAGACCTTCCGCGCCAGGCTTACGCGCCTTCTCGGCCGGGACGGCGTGCTGATCCTGCCGACCATGCCCGACGTCGCCCCGCTGATCGCGGCGAAAGAGGCGGAGCTGGAGGATTTCCGCAACCGGGCCTTGCGGCTGCTCTGCCTTGCCGGCCTGTCGGGCTTCCCGCAGGTTACTATCCCGGTGGCCCAGCGCGAGGGCGCACCGCTCGGCCTGTCGCTGATCGGGCCGAAAGGTTCCGATCGCTCGCTCGTCGCCTTCGCGGTACGCTACGAACGCGCCGCGCGCATCCGGATCGCCTGA